A genome region from Tachyglossus aculeatus isolate mTacAcu1 chromosome 15, mTacAcu1.pri, whole genome shotgun sequence includes the following:
- the COPRS gene encoding coordinator of PRMT5 and differentiation stimulator, with protein sequence MEGPEDPEDPDPERQVMPAPGPVYPQEEDKNEKGLRWRPSLEFLSRGAQSSPDGNRSDGEASALSGPGEDDEDYDSDLKNWEMEEGEGAGSPATGQRAGSPVKEDWDAELNPYDAEDIHCTSSPEKNRWVPRAPVGDLIYDPSWHHPAPLTPHYTKMVFETGQFDDAED encoded by the exons GTGATGCCTGCTCCTGGGCCCGTGTATCCACAGGAGGAAGACAAGAATGAGAAGGGCCTGAGGTGGAGGCCCAGTCTCG AATTTTTATCCAGGGGAGCTCAGAGCAGCCCCGACGGCAACCGTTCTGACGGGGAGGCCTCAGCGTTGtccggcccgggggaggacgatgAGGATTACGACAGCGACCTGAAGaactgggagatggaggagggcgagggggccGGCTCCCCGGCGACAGGGCAGAGGGCCGGGTCTCCGGTTAAAGAGGACTGGGACGCGGAGTTGAATCCTTACG ACGCGGAAGACATCCACTGCACCAGCTCCCCGGAGAAGAACCGTTGGGTGCCCCGGGCCCCGGTAGGCGACCTGATCTATGACCCCAGCTGGCACCACCCAGCCCCGCTGACGCCACACTACACCAAAATGGTCTTCGAGACCGGACAGTTCGACGATGCCGAGGACTGA